The following coding sequences lie in one Sphingobium sp. KCTC 72723 genomic window:
- a CDS encoding TonB-dependent siderophore receptor: protein MRTSSALRLALIASTAAVTLPTAAFAQAPADAATSDIVVTGLKRQYFGDTPVKEIPQAVQFLEGTLLNDLNITRLDTALELASGVSKQNNFGGLWDSFAIRGFAGDENFPSGFLVNGFNGGRGYGGPRDASNVERIEVLKGPNSALFGRGEPGGTINIVSKKPTFKEGGSFSVAGGKWNTYRVEGDFNLPITDTVAVRLTGAVENAESFRDTVETRKYVLNPSFLAKLSDKTIFTYELEYVNQEVPFDRGVVAIPTVQTNGTIRYNLGAIPNTRYLGNPKDGPIQVEVLGHQAQLQHDLSDDWVVMLGAGYKDTTFEGFSSDPELVLGRQRIDNDGRTLTRQRRYRDYSTTHMVFRGEISGKVETGSIVHNIRVGADWDKFEIDTFQTRYRPVAADQSYSIDIYTPNYNIAAPTPNVVIQNSTEVQKAWGVYIQDQIEITENFKVRFGGRYDDFAQDIDLRLNNTNPNKSYTKFSPMAGLVFEPTQSVSFYASYGKGFRPNSGVGFDGQPFEPEVSKSYEVGAKFVTPDGRITSTLSLYKMEKTNVLSTDPINAGFSKPVGGADSKGVEFDLNAKLPAGFELFLTYAYTDAGWATNVLDPNFGAPIRKGDPLINIPKHQGNALLFKTFAIGNHEAMLGAGVNHVGRRLGETATTFYLPSYTIAKVLGSVTINEQFKLSANVDNLFDKKYYASSYAALWVQPGMPRSFTVRGTFNF, encoded by the coding sequence ATGCGCACATCATCGGCTCTACGCCTGGCGCTGATCGCCAGCACCGCCGCCGTCACCCTGCCCACCGCCGCGTTCGCGCAGGCACCCGCAGACGCCGCCACCAGCGACATCGTCGTCACTGGCCTGAAGCGCCAATATTTTGGCGACACGCCGGTCAAGGAAATCCCGCAGGCGGTCCAGTTTCTGGAAGGCACGCTGCTCAACGACCTGAACATCACCCGGCTGGACACCGCGCTGGAGCTGGCGAGCGGGGTTTCCAAGCAGAATAATTTCGGCGGGCTGTGGGACAGCTTCGCGATCCGTGGCTTTGCTGGCGACGAGAATTTTCCGAGCGGCTTCCTGGTCAACGGGTTCAACGGCGGACGAGGCTATGGCGGCCCGCGCGACGCATCCAATGTCGAGCGGATCGAAGTGCTGAAGGGTCCGAATTCGGCGCTGTTCGGGCGCGGCGAGCCGGGCGGCACCATCAACATCGTCAGCAAGAAGCCGACCTTCAAGGAAGGTGGCAGCTTTTCGGTCGCGGGCGGCAAGTGGAACACCTATCGGGTCGAGGGCGACTTCAACCTGCCCATCACCGACACGGTGGCGGTGCGCCTGACCGGGGCAGTCGAAAATGCCGAAAGTTTCCGCGACACAGTGGAAACGCGCAAATATGTGCTGAACCCGTCCTTCCTGGCAAAGCTGTCGGACAAGACGATCTTCACCTACGAGCTGGAATATGTGAACCAGGAAGTGCCGTTCGATCGCGGCGTGGTGGCAATTCCGACGGTGCAGACCAACGGCACGATCCGTTACAATCTGGGCGCTATTCCCAACACCCGCTATCTGGGCAATCCCAAGGACGGCCCGATCCAGGTCGAGGTGCTGGGCCATCAGGCGCAGTTGCAGCATGACCTGAGCGACGATTGGGTCGTAATGCTGGGCGCGGGATATAAGGACACGACGTTCGAGGGCTTTTCGAGCGATCCCGAACTGGTGCTGGGCCGTCAGCGGATCGACAATGACGGGCGCACGCTGACCCGCCAGCGCCGCTATCGCGATTACAGCACCACGCACATGGTGTTCCGGGGCGAAATCAGCGGCAAGGTGGAAACCGGGTCGATCGTCCACAATATCCGCGTCGGTGCGGATTGGGACAAGTTCGAAATCGACACGTTCCAGACCCGCTATCGTCCGGTCGCGGCGGACCAGTCTTATTCGATCGACATCTATACCCCCAATTACAATATCGCAGCCCCCACGCCGAACGTGGTGATCCAGAATTCGACCGAAGTGCAGAAGGCATGGGGCGTCTATATTCAGGACCAGATCGAGATCACCGAGAATTTCAAGGTGCGCTTTGGCGGACGCTATGATGATTTTGCGCAGGACATCGACCTGCGCCTGAACAATACCAACCCCAATAAAAGCTACACCAAGTTCAGTCCGATGGCTGGCCTGGTGTTCGAACCGACGCAAAGCGTGTCCTTCTATGCCAGCTATGGCAAAGGCTTCCGCCCGAACAGTGGCGTAGGGTTCGACGGCCAGCCGTTCGAGCCGGAAGTCAGCAAAAGCTATGAAGTCGGCGCGAAATTCGTGACGCCCGATGGGCGTATCACCAGCACATTGTCGCTCTACAAGATGGAGAAGACCAATGTGCTGTCGACCGATCCGATCAATGCAGGCTTTTCCAAGCCGGTGGGCGGGGCGGACAGCAAGGGCGTGGAGTTCGACCTGAACGCCAAGCTGCCTGCCGGGTTCGAGCTGTTCCTGACCTATGCCTATACCGATGCAGGCTGGGCCACCAACGTGCTGGACCCCAATTTCGGCGCGCCCATCCGCAAGGGCGATCCGCTGATCAACATCCCCAAGCATCAGGGCAACGCCCTGTTGTTCAAGACGTTTGCGATCGGCAATCATGAAGCGATGCTGGGTGCGGGAGTCAATCATGTCGGGCGCCGGCTGGGCGAGACGGCCACTACCTTCTATCTGCCCAGCTACACCATTGCGAAGGTTCTGGGATCGGTGACGATCAACGAACAATTCAAGCTGTCCGCCAATGTCGATAATCTGTTCGACAAGAAATATTATGCCAGCAGCTATGCGGCCCTGTGGGTGCAGCCGGGTATGCCCCGGTCGTTCACGGTGCGCGGGACGTTCAACTTCTGA
- a CDS encoding DUF1624 domain-containing protein, whose amino-acid sequence MSSIAGNAPPTAYSPGAASPIAAAKARTRLIAIDALRGLVMLFMLVDHVRETFFLHLQVTDPVDANTTDPGLFFTRLLSTFCAPTFVALTGLSAWLYGQSHSKGQVSEFLLKRGLFLIFLEFTVVGYAWPTQAPAFPPTAIWLQVIWAIGISMVALAALLHLPRAAQFAVGLGIVCLHNLLDPIRLTAGEPGYALWAVLHQRSLIDMGGIAVKTTYPILPWIGVILLGYACGPWFARGTDPAPRIRRLVMLGLGLIIGFVLIRYANIYGDKPWFVAETPLRTVMSFLALTKYPPSLLFLMPTVGTGCLLLALFERFEASGVMPKLALLGGAPMFFYILHLYMLKLIYNVALLLYGPTKGKVFGVDNLSTVWIWVALLILPLYFPTRWFAQLKQRRKDIWWLKYL is encoded by the coding sequence ATGAGCAGCATTGCGGGCAACGCGCCCCCCACCGCCTACAGCCCCGGCGCGGCGTCGCCGATCGCCGCCGCAAAGGCGCGCACGCGATTGATCGCGATCGACGCGCTGCGCGGTCTGGTGATGCTGTTCATGCTGGTCGATCATGTGCGCGAGACATTTTTCCTGCATTTGCAGGTGACTGACCCGGTGGACGCGAACACGACCGATCCGGGGCTATTCTTCACCCGCTTGCTCTCGACATTCTGCGCGCCGACCTTCGTTGCGCTGACCGGCCTGTCCGCCTGGCTGTACGGCCAGTCGCACAGCAAGGGGCAGGTGTCGGAATTTCTGCTGAAGCGCGGCCTGTTCCTCATTTTCCTTGAGTTCACGGTCGTTGGCTATGCCTGGCCGACGCAGGCTCCTGCCTTTCCGCCGACGGCGATCTGGTTGCAGGTGATCTGGGCGATCGGCATTTCGATGGTGGCGCTGGCCGCGTTGCTGCACCTGCCGCGTGCGGCGCAATTTGCCGTGGGGCTCGGCATCGTGTGCCTGCACAATCTGCTCGACCCCATTCGCCTGACGGCAGGCGAGCCGGGCTATGCGTTGTGGGCAGTGCTGCACCAGCGGTCGCTGATCGACATGGGCGGTATTGCGGTCAAGACGACCTATCCGATCCTGCCGTGGATCGGCGTGATCCTGCTGGGCTATGCGTGCGGGCCGTGGTTTGCGCGCGGGACCGATCCTGCGCCGCGCATCCGGCGGTTGGTGATGCTGGGGCTGGGGCTGATTATCGGTTTCGTGCTGATCCGCTATGCCAATATCTATGGCGATAAGCCGTGGTTCGTCGCGGAAACGCCATTGCGCACGGTGATGAGCTTTCTGGCGCTGACCAAATATCCGCCATCCTTGCTGTTTCTGATGCCCACGGTCGGCACGGGATGCCTGTTGCTGGCGCTGTTCGAGCGGTTCGAGGCGAGCGGCGTGATGCCCAAGCTGGCCTTGCTGGGCGGCGCGCCGATGTTCTTCTACATCCTGCATCTCTATATGCTCAAGCTGATCTATAATGTCGCGCTGCTGCTTTATGGACCGACCAAGGGGAAGGTATTCGGGGTCGATAACCTGTCCACGGTATGGATCTGGGTCGCGCTGCTGATCCTGCCGCTTTATTTTCCCACCCGCTGGTTCGCGCAGTTGAAGCAGCGCCGCAAGGATATCTGGTGGCTGAAATATCTGTAA
- a CDS encoding HupE/UreJ family protein — translation MRSATLPALSSQGVRRVALLALAVLIACIGQALRAHGVDENDKAFIEGASGVNIIPYIYLGAKHMLTGYDHLLFLAGVIFFLYRLKDVAAYVTLFAIGHSTTLLLGVMFDIRANPYLIDAIIGLSVVYKAIDNLDGFRRWFGMSPNPKAAVLIFGFFHGLGLATKLQALTLAKEGMIYNLISFNIGVEIGQMLALTIILLLMNLWRMSGNFQRSAILANAALMTAGFVLIGYQMAGYFTQGA, via the coding sequence ATGCGCAGCGCGACTCTCCCCGCCCTTTCCTCTCAAGGTGTGCGGCGGGTCGCGCTGCTGGCGCTGGCGGTGCTGATCGCCTGTATCGGGCAGGCGCTGCGCGCGCATGGCGTGGACGAAAATGACAAGGCGTTCATCGAAGGCGCGTCGGGGGTGAACATCATCCCCTATATCTATCTGGGGGCCAAACATATGCTCACCGGATACGATCATCTGCTGTTTCTGGCGGGGGTCATTTTCTTCCTTTACCGGCTGAAGGACGTCGCGGCCTATGTGACGCTGTTCGCGATCGGCCACAGCACGACCTTGCTGCTGGGCGTGATGTTCGACATCCGCGCCAACCCTTATCTGATCGACGCGATCATCGGGCTGTCCGTGGTCTACAAGGCGATCGACAATCTGGACGGGTTTCGCCGCTGGTTTGGCATGTCGCCCAATCCCAAGGCGGCGGTGCTGATCTTCGGTTTCTTTCATGGCCTGGGCCTTGCCACGAAATTGCAGGCGTTGACACTGGCGAAGGAAGGAATGATATATAATCTCATTAGCTTCAATATCGGGGTCGAAATCGGCCAGATGCTGGCGCTGACCATCATCCTTCTGCTCATGAACCTGTGGCGCATGAGCGGCAATTTCCAGCGCAGCGCCATCCTTGCCAATGCGGCGCTGATGACCGCTGGCTTCGTCCTGATCGGCTATCAGATGGCCGGCTATTTCACGCAAGGGGCATGA
- a CDS encoding DUF4198 domain-containing protein, with the protein MPFARLVTVAVTAATLAAIAVPAGAHGIWFAQRARQIALVYGVGADDLDAVKRLPLITSVAGYDADGAPVKTALRAAGVVPVVDSDEPVAIIAAAMDYGLWSKTPDGEWHNKGRDEVPNATLAEHNWKYAVHLTQVPTKPLPMIPGHTLQMVPVDPAIPQAMGKPMKVRVLYQGKPIAGAIVMTDYVNDPDEAAVKTAADGTATITLRNQGLNVLMAIYVGPADDKTKVDHMEHRASLSFVLPHLPE; encoded by the coding sequence ATGCCGTTCGCCCGATTGGTGACTGTCGCCGTTACCGCCGCCACATTGGCGGCCATCGCCGTTCCGGCAGGGGCGCATGGCATATGGTTTGCGCAGCGCGCCCGGCAGATCGCGCTGGTCTATGGCGTGGGGGCGGACGATCTGGACGCGGTCAAGCGCTTGCCTTTGATTACATCGGTCGCGGGCTATGATGCCGATGGCGCGCCGGTCAAAACGGCGTTGCGTGCGGCGGGCGTCGTGCCGGTGGTGGATAGCGACGAGCCGGTCGCGATCATCGCGGCGGCAATGGATTATGGCCTGTGGAGCAAGACGCCCGATGGCGAATGGCACAATAAGGGCCGCGACGAAGTGCCTAACGCGACGCTGGCCGAACATAATTGGAAATATGCGGTTCACCTGACACAGGTGCCGACAAAGCCATTGCCGATGATCCCCGGCCACACGCTCCAGATGGTGCCGGTCGATCCGGCGATACCCCAGGCGATGGGCAAGCCGATGAAGGTGCGCGTCCTGTATCAGGGCAAGCCAATCGCGGGGGCGATCGTGATGACCGATTATGTCAACGATCCCGACGAAGCGGCCGTCAAGACGGCGGCGGACGGGACCGCGACCATCACCTTGCGCAATCAGGGGCTGAACGTGCTGATGGCGATCTATGTCGGCCCGGCCGATGACAAGACCAAGGTCGATCATATGGAACATCGCGCTTCGCTGTCCTTCGTCCTGCCGCACTTGCCAGAATGA
- the purU gene encoding formyltetrahydrofolate deformylase produces MTEICTLTLQCDDRPGLVADVAGFLAQQGGNITDAQQYNDRLNDRFFMRVEFEAADDSVAGLRAAFANVAQKHGMDWTLRRHSERQKVLLLVSKFDHCLGDLLYRWRIGEMDMDVVGVICNHPREALSISLIDDVPFHHLPVTKETKAAQEAQIKAIATETGADLIVLARYMQILSDDLAAFLSGRCINIHHSFLPGFKGAKPYHQAHARGVKMIGATAHYVTADLDEGPIIHQDVEAINHADTPDDLVRKGRDIERRVLASAVEHHLQGRVFLNGARTVVFKA; encoded by the coding sequence GTGACCGAGATTTGCACCCTGACCCTGCAATGCGACGACCGGCCCGGACTGGTCGCCGATGTCGCCGGATTCCTGGCACAGCAGGGCGGGAATATCACCGATGCCCAGCAATATAATGATCGGCTGAACGACCGTTTCTTCATGCGGGTGGAGTTTGAGGCAGCGGACGATAGCGTCGCAGGGCTGCGCGCCGCCTTTGCCAATGTCGCGCAGAAACATGGCATGGACTGGACCCTGCGCCGCCATAGCGAGCGGCAGAAGGTGTTGCTCTTGGTCAGCAAGTTCGATCATTGCCTGGGCGACCTGCTGTATCGCTGGCGGATCGGTGAGATGGACATGGATGTGGTCGGCGTCATCTGCAACCATCCGCGCGAGGCACTGAGCATTTCGCTGATCGACGATGTGCCGTTCCATCACCTGCCCGTGACGAAGGAAACCAAAGCGGCGCAGGAAGCGCAGATCAAGGCGATCGCGACCGAGACGGGCGCGGACCTGATCGTGCTGGCGCGGTACATGCAGATATTGAGCGACGATCTGGCCGCTTTCCTGTCAGGCCGGTGCATCAACATCCACCACAGCTTCCTGCCCGGCTTCAAGGGAGCCAAGCCCTATCATCAGGCCCATGCGCGCGGGGTCAAGATGATCGGCGCAACGGCCCATTATGTGACCGCCGACCTGGATGAAGGGCCGATCATCCATCAGGATGTGGAAGCGATCAACCATGCCGACACGCCCGACGATCTGGTACGCAAGGGGCGTGACATCGAACGGCGGGTGCTGGCGAGCGCGGTGGAACATCATTTGCAGGGGCGGGTGTTCCTGAACGGCGCGCGGACGGTCGTGTTCAAAGCATAG
- a CDS encoding alpha/beta fold hydrolase: MTISQPTPLVILPGLLCDSRMFAATRAHFEGTIVIDGFYGGADRIAAMATYALDRMPPRVALLGHSLGARVALEIWRQAPERVERLALVDTGVHAVKPGEQDNRYALRDLGRAQGMAALVAQWLPPMMGETALADTGLMAILTAMAQDAGLAAFEAQTQALLNRPTLDTLLPAITCPTFAIVGEEDRWSPVAQHEAIAAAIPGAQLRIVEGAGHMMPAEAPAPFNRIIAEWRQKKCQLPKKDNWQ, encoded by the coding sequence ATGACCATCAGCCAGCCCACGCCCCTCGTCATCCTGCCCGGATTGCTCTGCGATTCGCGCATGTTCGCCGCAACCCGCGCGCATTTCGAAGGCACGATCGTGATCGACGGTTTTTATGGCGGGGCGGACCGGATTGCGGCGATGGCGACCTATGCGCTGGACCGGATGCCGCCCCGCGTGGCCTTGCTGGGCCATTCCCTGGGCGCGCGCGTCGCGCTGGAAATCTGGCGGCAGGCGCCCGAACGGGTCGAACGGCTCGCGCTGGTCGATACCGGCGTTCATGCCGTAAAGCCAGGTGAGCAGGACAATCGCTACGCCCTGCGCGACCTTGGCCGGGCGCAGGGCATGGCCGCGCTGGTGGCGCAATGGCTCCCCCCGATGATGGGCGAAACGGCGCTGGCCGACACAGGGTTGATGGCCATCCTCACCGCCATGGCGCAGGACGCAGGCCTCGCCGCCTTCGAAGCACAGACGCAAGCGTTGCTGAACCGCCCCACGCTCGACACGCTGCTGCCGGCCATCACCTGCCCGACCTTCGCGATTGTGGGGGAGGAGGATCGCTGGTCCCCCGTCGCCCAGCATGAAGCGATCGCCGCCGCCATTCCCGGCGCCCAACTGCGCATTGTCGAAGGGGCAGGGCATATGATGCCCGCCGAAGCGCCCGCACCGTTCAACCGCATCATTGCGGAATGGCGGCAAAAAAAATGCCAGTTGCCCAAGAAGGACAACTGGCAATAA